From Brevibacterium ihuae, the proteins below share one genomic window:
- a CDS encoding flavin-containing monooxygenase, producing MTATTAASHDAPTAAPAPEAQPDAPRPDFDAVVVGAGFAGMHQLHTLRGQGLRVHAFEAGGDVGGTWYWNRYPGARVDIESEHYSYSFDPALEQEWDWSERYSVQPELLAYASHVTDRFDLRSDITFDTRVSTLDWCEDDGLWTVSTDTGTEVTARFVVLATGCLSVPKQPEFPGTEDFTGEILYSANRPDDADLTGKDVAVIGTGSSGIQIITAIAAEVASLTVYRRTPNFAIPAHNRDLTDDDRQRIKEDYTQIRAADRSSQLGFTTGGGEPQEFGELAPEQRRAALEERWDYGGLGLTSTFSDTLLSRETNDAVAAFAHEQIRDRIDDPEVAELLVPRSFPIGVKRLCVDTGYFEVYSAENVTLVDLNEHPIEAITADGIRAGGEERSADVIVLATGFDAMTEAISRIDIRARGTSLNQEWEGGARTYLGLMTAGFPNLFLITGPQSPSVLTNMTTSIEYHVDYVTGLIRTMTERGQDRVEARPEAQDNWVATTDDLADLTLFSEAASWYRGANIPGKPRRFLPFPGGSDTYIAYCDAIALCGYHGFRFSPPVAGR from the coding sequence ATGACCGCGACCACCGCCGCATCCCATGATGCGCCGACCGCCGCCCCCGCGCCGGAGGCGCAGCCGGACGCACCGCGACCCGACTTCGACGCCGTCGTCGTCGGTGCCGGGTTCGCCGGGATGCACCAGCTCCACACCCTGCGCGGGCAGGGGCTGCGCGTGCACGCGTTCGAGGCCGGCGGCGACGTCGGGGGCACGTGGTACTGGAACCGCTACCCGGGGGCCCGGGTCGACATCGAATCCGAGCACTACTCGTACAGCTTCGACCCGGCGCTCGAACAGGAGTGGGACTGGAGCGAGCGCTACTCCGTCCAGCCCGAGCTCCTCGCCTACGCGTCGCACGTCACCGACCGCTTCGACCTACGGAGCGATATCACCTTCGACACCCGGGTGAGCACGCTCGACTGGTGCGAGGACGACGGCCTGTGGACGGTCTCGACCGACACCGGGACGGAGGTCACCGCCCGCTTCGTCGTCCTCGCCACCGGCTGCCTGTCCGTGCCGAAGCAGCCGGAGTTCCCCGGGACCGAGGACTTCACCGGGGAGATCCTCTACAGCGCGAACCGGCCGGATGACGCCGACCTCACCGGCAAGGACGTCGCGGTCATCGGAACCGGATCGTCCGGCATCCAGATCATCACCGCGATCGCCGCCGAGGTCGCCTCGCTCACGGTGTATCGGCGCACCCCGAACTTCGCGATCCCCGCACACAACCGGGACCTCACCGATGACGACCGGCAGCGGATCAAGGAGGATTACACGCAGATCCGTGCGGCCGACCGATCCTCACAACTCGGATTCACCACCGGCGGCGGAGAGCCGCAGGAGTTCGGGGAGCTCGCCCCCGAGCAGCGACGGGCGGCGCTCGAGGAGCGCTGGGACTACGGCGGCCTCGGTTTGACGAGCACGTTCAGCGACACCCTCCTGAGCCGGGAGACGAACGACGCGGTCGCCGCATTCGCCCACGAGCAGATCCGCGACCGGATCGACGACCCCGAGGTTGCCGAGCTCCTCGTGCCCCGGAGCTTCCCCATCGGCGTCAAGCGGCTGTGCGTCGACACCGGATACTTCGAGGTGTACAGCGCGGAGAACGTCACGCTCGTCGACCTCAATGAGCACCCGATCGAGGCGATCACCGCCGACGGCATCCGCGCCGGGGGTGAGGAGCGCTCCGCCGACGTCATCGTCCTCGCGACCGGTTTCGATGCGATGACCGAAGCGATCTCCCGGATCGACATCCGTGCCCGCGGCACGTCCCTGAACCAGGAGTGGGAGGGGGGTGCCCGGACGTACCTCGGCCTCATGACCGCCGGCTTCCCCAACCTCTTCCTCATCACCGGGCCGCAGAGCCCGTCCGTGCTGACGAACATGACGACGTCGATCGAGTACCACGTCGACTACGTCACCGGGCTCATCCGCACGATGACCGAGCGGGGCCAGGACCGGGTCGAGGCCCGGCCCGAGGCCCAGGACAACTGGGTCGCAACGACGGACGACCTCGCCGATCTCACGCTGTTCTCCGAGGCCGCGTCGTGGTACCGGGGTGCGAACATCCCCGGCAAGCCGCGGAGGTTCCTCCCCTTCCCGGGAGGCTCGGACACGTACATCGCCTACTGCGATGCGATCGCCCTGTGCGGGTACCACGGGTTCCGGTTCTCCCCGCCGGTCGCCGGGCGCTGA
- a CDS encoding winged helix-turn-helix transcriptional regulator has translation MTDDTSADLPDCGVARFLILLDGPWATLIVRELLHGPRRFSELRAGLPGISAHTLTNRLRRFEKHGVVTRTAYAEIPPRVVYELTALGEELRPVLGAMDAWGTAAPRSAFVAD, from the coding sequence GTGACAGACGACACATCTGCTGACCTGCCCGACTGCGGGGTCGCGCGGTTCCTGATCCTGCTCGACGGCCCGTGGGCGACCCTCATCGTCCGCGAGCTGCTCCACGGGCCGCGGCGCTTCAGCGAGCTGCGCGCCGGTCTGCCGGGGATCAGCGCCCACACCCTGACGAACCGGCTGCGTCGGTTCGAGAAGCACGGGGTGGTCACGCGCACGGCCTACGCCGAGATCCCGCCGCGCGTGGTCTATGAACTCACCGCGCTCGGGGAGGAGCTCCGCCCGGTGCTCGGGGCGATGGACGCCTGGGGAACCGCTGCGCCGCGCTCGGCGTTCGTCGCCGACTGA